gtccctggaagctctggttgcttggcattgttgtacttttggggtctcgagccccttcaagctcttccagttctttctctgattccttcaataggggacctattctcagttcagtctaACCAACAGTTTAAAAGGAGTTTCGCATGCCTGATTTATTGTCTGCTTGACAGTTGAAGGCTCTAGTAGAGAGGCAAGAACATCATCAACCCAAATGgcattactctctctctctctctctctctctctctctctacacacacacacacacacacacacacacacacacacacactcacacactcacacacacacacacacacacttatacctACTCACATGTTTTATATGTAATTTTGGGCAAATATAATATGACTCCTTAAGGCATTTGTAAATATCCTTAATGGTATttgtctctcctccctctttgcCTTCTGTATTGATCTCCTTAGATTGCCCCCTCTTTTTCCATTTCCCCTTCATTTTACTTATATGCTCTTATTccccctctgccctccacaccaaTGGTCTTTCACTTTTCTGTGCTCACTGCAGGTCATATATATGGTTATTATCTGAAAATTTGGAGCTGTGCAGCACAGATGATAGAAATCATACAGCATTTTTTGTTATGAGTCAGAGTAACCTTAATCAATACAATACTTTCCAgttttgtccattttctgcaaatTTCAGGAtttcagtcttttatttacagCTGGATAGTATTGTCATGCACATACCACATTTTTCATTATTCATCTGTTCAAGGACTTTGAGGTTGTTTATATTTCCTACCTATTTTGAATAGAGGAACAATGAACATAACTGAGAAAGATCCATGGAGTAGGATGTCCAGTGTTTTGCTCAAAGGAGTGGTGCACTGCATCCTATGGTGCACTTATTTGTAGCTTTTTGAGGTTTTTCCATATTGATTTCTAGATTGGCTGCTCTAGTGTGCATCCCCACCAATAATGAatgagggttcctctttctctacagccAGCATTTATGATAAATGTTATTatttatcttagcctttctgactagAGATGAAATTCCCAAGTTGTTTTAGTTTGTATTTCCCTAATTGCAATGGATGAGCACTTTCAGAGATATTTCttagcaaattttatttcttcaattGAGAGCTCTTTGTTTTGACTCATAATCTATTTTTTGGACTTTTCAAGTCCTTTATGTGTTTTGTGTATTAATCCTTTGTCAAATGTGTAACTGGCAAAGAGTTTCGTCCACTCTGTGAGCCTTCTTTTCTTGGTTGGTTGTTTCCTTAACTGTACAGAGGCCTTGCATTTTATGAAGTCCCTATTGTCAATTGTTGGCTTTAATTCCTGAGCAAATGTTGTCCTATTCAGAAAGTACCTTTCTACTTCTGTATCTTATAAGGCACAGTTGACGTTTCTTTCAGCAGTTTAAAAGTGTTGTAggtttcaaatttcaaaattgaGGCCTTTGGTGGACTTGAGTATAATGTTTGTGCAGTGTGATAGATAAAggtctatttttattcttctgtatGTGGGCATCTACTTTTTCCTGTTATCTTGCTTAACTTATCTGTTATAACTGTTTTTGTGTGGATTCCTtgggattatatatatatgatataaatatatcttatataaatatatatttgtattttaccATATTTATAATCTTATATGATAATACAGATAATTTTGATTATTCCTTTCTAATAGGGAtacctttatttaattttattacctAACTGCATTAGCTAGAATGTTGGTAAAAGGTAGAAGCACCAAAAGTTTGTCATTCTTGCCTTTTTGCTAATGTTAGATAGAAGGCATTATTCTGTCActattaaatgtgattttaactTTAGAGTTTTGTAGATGTCTTTTACCAGATTCAAGAatccaatttcttcttcagatGTATTTGTATTTGATGATTTCACACATGATTATACTATATCTGTATCTTTGCTAGCCTTTTGCCCCAATCAAACTTCTCATGTATCCTCCCAACTACTTCTAGACTTCATGGTCTTTCTAACTGTCTGTCATGTCTATCTGTTGTCTGTCCGTCTGTTTGTCTATCATTCAATCTGTGtgccatctgtctgcctgtccatccATCCCTATATCAGTCTATCTGTTGTCTGTCAATCTGCTATCTATAcatctatctgtatgtctgttaTCCTTCAGTCTGTCTGGCTGtccatcagtgtgtgtgtctgttgtctgttAGTCTGTtgtctgttcatctgtctgtcaTCTTTCAGTTTGTTGTCTGTCCGTCTGTTCATCTGCCTGTCAGTATGTAGTCTGATCATCTTTCTGTCTATCCAGTGCCATCTTTCAGTCTgtttgtccatccatctgtctgtccatccatctgtctgtctgtgtttatcAGTCTGTCTGTTATCTGTACATGTTTGTAGGTCTATTACCTTTCAGTCTGTCTATACATCTGTCTGTTGTCTATTAGTCTATGTGTtgtctgttcatctgtctgtcaTCTTTCAGTCGGTCTGTTGTCTGTCCATCTGTTCATCAGTCTGTCAGTATGTTGTCTgttcatctttctgtctgtccagTTGCCATCTttcagtctgtctgtccatccacctgtctgtctATGTTTGTCCATCAGTCTGTCTGTTGTCTTTCAGTCTATCTGTTATCTCTTcacctgtctgtatgtctgttatCTTTCAGTCGGTCTGTAcatctgtctgtatatctgtctaTTGTCTGTTAGTCTATCTTATCAATTCATCTTTCTGTCATCTTTAAGTCTGTCTGTTGCCTGACCATCAGTCTGTCTATCCACccatctgtctgtatgtatgtctgcgtTGTCTGTCAGTCTTCATCTTTTTATGCCATCTTTCAGTCTGATTgttgtctatccatctgtccatcagtCTGTCAGTATGTTCATCTTTGTGTCTGTTGATCTGTCATTTTTCAGTCTGTTTGCCTGTTGTCTGTCCATCAGTCTGTCATCTGTTcatctttcctgtctctttgttGTCTGTCCATCAGTCTATTTGTCTGCTGTCTGTTCATTTGTCATCTTTCAGTCTGTTTGCTATCTGTTTATCTTGTCATCAGTCTGCCTGTCCATCTATTGTCTATCTGTTCAGCTGTCATGTTTTTAATCTGTGGTCTGCCTATCTTTCCATTGGTCTGCCTAATCATTTTTtaggtgcatgtgcatgcacggatgcacacacgcatgcacgcacgcacgcacacacacacacacacacacacacacacacagaaagagagagagatccataCACAAACAACTTATTGATTCCAATTAGTACTTACCATATCCTTTCATTATTttcacatttgtgtgtgcatttatgtatttatatgttcatcctagggattgaactcatcaGGCCCAATAGCTTTTCCTGCCGAGCCATCATGACCACGCCAGCCCAAGAATCTCCTATTTAATTTGCTGAGTGGTTTTCATTATGAAaaagtattaaattttgtcaagtGATTTTGTTCTGTTATGATATAATATGTGAATTTTGGATGTTAAAATAACTTTGCTCTACTAGAACATCAACTTGATTATAGTGGATCAtcctttaaaatgcatttctgcATTTGTTATTCTAGTATTTTGCTTGGGAGttttacatttacacacacacacacacacacacacacacacacacacacatatatatatatatatatgagataatgatttttatttttattgtcctGTAATATCATTGTTCTTTTGAAATCATAATATCACTTCCTTAAAAGTGTGAGTTGGAAAATGTTTCCACCGTTCTTATTTCTTAGAGAGTTTATATGAGGAATTGGTTTTACTCTCGTTTTGGTAAACTTTACCAGTGAAGCTATCTGAACCTGAATTCTTTGTGGTCAGTTTTTCAGTTGTTAACTCAGTTCTTTCATATGATACGTCTAATTAGTTTTCTATTATCTTCTTTAATGAACATTGGTTTTGTGACTTTCCACaaatttgttcattttgtttaaattatataattttttgcCATTTAAGTGTTCTTAACATTCCTTTAAATGTCATTAAGCATAATATTTTGTCAAATCTTCACAACAAACTTATTAAAGAGCTATTACTTTTACCCTCATTTTATAGATAAGGAAACCAAAGCGCGCTGAGTTAATTTGCTTGAGGTTACCTAGGTCCTAAATAAGGACAAAGGATTTGAATCTAGGCAGGCTAGCTCCAGACAATATATTATACCTAGACTATCTGAAGACTTGGAGCTGAATTGTAAATGTCCTAATCAGGAAGGACTGGGAACTTGTTTTATTGAACAGAATCTTAATAAGgcatttcatttaaattaattgttatatttataatacagtaatttaattttttctagagccAATACCACTGTGTAACTTTAAAAATGTCAACACTTTCAAAACAAACTGTGTCTAGACATTTAATTTCCAACTCTCCCTATACCAGTGATTCTTAGCCTCCCTAGTGCTGCAACTCTTTAGTACGTTTCCCTCATGTAGTGGTGCCccttaaccataaaattatttttgttgctacttcataaactATAATTttactgctgttatgaatcataatgtaaatatccatGTCTTAGGCCAACCATGTGAAAAGGTTGTTCAACCCCCAAGAGGTCACAACCTGCATTTTCAGAACAGCTGCCCTATACCCTAGCATCCTGTATATTTTATGTGAATTGAATCATATGCTATGTAGTCTTTAGAGGCATTTATCCCTTGTTTTCAGGATGATAGTTTGACTTCTCTTTAGTTTTTAATTTGACTTTTATTCTTCAAATGATTTGATTATACTATGTCGATCACTCATTAATCATAGAATTCTCTTCCAAACAAAGCTTTACATCTGACATATGTGACatatttctattttgatttttctattcCCTTCTTTAAGAAAACATCTTCTGAATACTTCTTGGTGAAGGGAATATTGTTAGATACTATCAGTACTAATCACCATTCTTCATCTCTAATTATCTTCATCTCTCAAACAGTAGTAATTTCAACCTGCATTTTATCAAAGGCATGGTGCTGACCAACAAAGATAAATAACTAACTCTAATGAGAGCAATCAATACATATGCAGATAACGCATCCAAATAAGAATTATAGTAGAGCATTGTATATAAATAATGACAATAAACTCTATGTAAGGATGTATAATGGATTTTATGGGAAAAGTATAAAGCATAAGGATGTAGGGATAGAAACTATACTGTGTGGTACTAACTTGATTTGGTAtgacttttatcttttttaaccCTTTGCACTGTCTTGGAATTGaggttttttccttttagttaatATAGCAATAGAATGAAATGGTGGGTGAGGACTAAGAGTTATATTTTTCTTACCCTGACTTTGTTTTATTTACAGTTCTAAGTTGGGACATGTTACCTCACTGTCAAACGtggagaaagagtttattctggatataCCCAACAAGCCTAAAACACTAACTACTGAGGAACCACCTGTCTTTCCAAAGACATTAGTTTTAAATGAACAACATGCTACTGAAGAGACAAGCCTTATGAGGAAGACATTAAAGAGTTGTGCATTTTATCAGGAAACATTTCTAATGGAGAAGCCACAAACCTTGCTGGAGAAGACTAAAGATTACAAAGAGTTTGATTCAGAGCTGATGACTTCTAGAAGGAAGGATAAACCTGAAGAGGCAACCATCATTGAGGAGGTAGTAGCCTTAGGGATTAAGAGGTACCTGATTTTAGAGATGCAGCTTCACCAGAAGCTATTGTTATAAATGGCTAaaattttgttaattatttcCATCCACAGATGACTGATTTAAAGGAGCCTGATTTGGGGAAGGTGACTCTCACCTCAAGCCCATTATATTTAAAGAATAAACATGCTGTTCAAGAAGAGAAGCATGCTATTCAGGGGAAGAGTTCATTCAAGAAGAAATCATTAGCAATGAAGGTGGTGACTACTAAAGAGAATTCACCAGTCAAAAAGCCACATTTCAGGAAAAAGAAACCTACCACTGAGTTGAAGTCTTTGTTACAGGAGCAGTCTTCACTACAAGAGAAATATAATACTCAAGGGGACGCAAGCATCTTGAAGAAGCCAAGGGTGttacaaaagaatataaataacaaAGTTGATACTTTAACAGAGCCAGttactttaaaaaggaaacatagtACCAATGAAGCAATCCACACAAAGAAGCTGTCTTCTTCTAAAAATAATCATGACACTCAGGGAAAAGGCACTAATTTGAGGCCACTAGGAGTTCAGCCAGTCACCCATGAAAATGAGCCATTGTCCTCTAAGAAGTCAACTACTAAGAAGAAAGATTCCCATTTCCACGGGCCATCTGTACTGCCAGATAAGCATAGCCCTCAAATGAAGGTGTCCACTGCGAAAAACTCCCTGGCTCTGCAAAATCCTACCACTGAAGAGATGATGTTACATTTTCCAGTAGCTCCAGTTTTGAAGATGGGGCAAAACATGGAAGAGGCCCCTTGCCTAAAGAAGCCCTCACCTTTAAGGAAGCAGCAGCAACTCCCTAAAAGGAGTCGTTCCTTCAGTAAGTGTGCAGTACAAGAAACAGTCACCAGCAAGTCATTGTCCTTTAAGAAGTCTAACACTAAGAAAGATCCCTCTTTCCAGGGGCCATTTGCACTGCAAAAGAAGCGTAACAGTCCTGGGAAATTGTCAAAACAGAAGAAGCGCTATGTCCCACCAAAGCATTGCATGGAGAAAGACTCACATTTTCAGTTAGATTCAGCTTTTAAGAAACAACACATTAGGGAGGAGCCAGCCTCCACCCATAAACCTTTAATATTAGAGATGCAGCAGACTACTAAAGGGACGGAGTTCCGTTTGAGAAATCCACTAGTATTACCAACAGTTACTTCAGGAACAAAGTCACTAACTAAGGAGCCACCAtcctttaagaaagaaaatacacctttactgaaaagaaagtgtgCTACTCACACAATAACCTTACAACAAGCACAGTTAGAGTTGGAGGAAACAACAGGTGAAGATAGAAATTTGTTTTCTACAAGGCCTGAATTACATAAGAAGGAACCTACACCTGGGCTCCTTCAGGATCCATTGCCACAGAATGAAAATTGCTTAATTCCACAACAACTATCCTTCTCAATGCCATTGGACTCACAGAAGATCACCAGTCAAGAAAGAGCACATAGTAAGGAATCAGTGACTTCAAATGATGACAATAACTTCTTCTCTCAAGACCTATTTTCTCCTTTCAGTTCTACTGATGAAGATACATTGAAATTCCATAAGTCTTTGGACTTTCAAGAGAAGGTTGATAGAAAAAATGACTCTCCCACAAAAATGTCTGACTCCCAGGACAGTGTTTCCGAAGAAGAGTCCTTTTTAAGAAAGCTATTTTGTAAGGGCAGACACTCCTCCTCTGAAGAATCAAGCCAAGAGCGGCCTGTTGCTCTGGAACAGGAATTCCTCTTAAAGAAAGTATTGAATGAGAATACCAGTAGTGATGTTGAGGGGCCTCTTAGTCATCAGTCACCTCACATTCAGAACCATTCTGGCACTACGAAGGAGGCTTTGGAGGCCTTGGATGCCT
The window above is part of the Rattus norvegicus strain BN/NHsdMcwi chromosome X, GRCr8, whole genome shotgun sequence genome. Proteins encoded here:
- the Ccnb3 gene encoding G2/mitotic-specific cyclin-B3 isoform X1; this translates as MLPKRSKLETEKPQSIKITPREEQQSEKIGKSNHTASASSQGTIKKRSAFEDVTNASYVQCVQPKEDNTELKSHISKRTRKGVGEITQKKIKSSKLGHVTSLSNVEKEFILDIPNKPKTLTTEEPPVFPKTLVLNEQHATEETSLMRKTLKSCAFYQETFLMEKPQTLLEKTKDYKEFDSELMTSRRKDKPEEATIIEEMTDLKEPDLGKVTLTSSPLYLKNKHAVQEEKHAIQGKSSFKKKSLAMKVVTTKENSPVKKPHFRKKKPTTELKSLLQEQSSLQEKYNTQGDASILKKPRVLQKNINNKVDTLTEPVTLKRKHSTNEAIHTKKLSSSKNNHDTQGKGTNLRPLGVQPVTHENEPLSSKKSTTKKKDSHFHGPSVLPDKHSPQMKVSTAKNSLALQNPTTEEMMLHFPVAPVLKMGQNMEEAPCLKKPSPLRKQQQLPKRSRSFSKCAVQETVTSKSLSFKKSNTKKDPSFQGPFALQKKRNSPGKLSKQKKRYVPPKHCMEKDSHFQLDSAFKKQHIREEPASTHKPLILEMQQTTKGTEFRLRNPLVLPTVTSGTKSLTKEPPSFKKENTPLLKRKCATHTITLQQAQLELEETTGEDRNLFSTRPELHKKEPTPGLLQDPLPQNENCLIPQQLSFSMPLDSQKITSQERAHSKESVTSNDDNNFFSQDLFSPFSSTDEDTLKFHKSLDFQEKVDRKNDSPTKMSDSQDSVSEEESFLRKLFCKGRHSSSEESSQERPVALEQEFLLKKVLNENTSSDVEGPLSHQSPHIQNHSGTTKEALEALDALEALDALEALEASETLEALEALEASGALEEPLNIQEELSSEDIVAIMKSLITEDESIKEAFIRSYTTATEAPAEKSLSLEETSINEVATLKEPLSSQEKHRAELVTVLKELLVLVKNPRLERLALAFQENPPSNVETLLREVLALVEKSTGEESTLNEPLALQEKLSTKAELSPKELLALEDNPSFKKASPQGSLTFDHKPDIEKDEITRMSFSFEEFSIDSLYEKVLALSEGFTTTEQLSFTDLQNFDESKIVDEEDIFKSFFVFENENNPNLSSNGFESRKDNSSAPMPSLEAFNSVMNSEPCVSATKSSQSSLGGKETEVIILDDSDTQESFVKEDSDLLLSSTYAKNIFIYLKEREEKFIVTKYMDEQMELTSDMRAILVDWMVEVQANFRMSHETLYLAVKLMDRYLMKAQCEKNHLQLLGSTAYMIAAKFEESYPPSLTEFLYICEDLYPKSEMVSLERNILKTLNFDINIPIAYHFLRRYASCIHASMKTLTLSRFICEMTLQEYDYIDERPSKLAAASFILALYMRNLKDCVPSLEYSTGYQLAELHILVRKLNHLLNFRSRTVLKNVFEKYSEETYFEVAKIPPLSMKDLEDLLNCALFS